One window of the Chryseobacterium camelliae genome contains the following:
- a CDS encoding heme-binding domain-containing protein has product MKKILTIVLVAFIMMQFFPIDKTNPPLNKGMDFINIKKTPAETAKIIRASCYDCHSNETRYPWYSNISPASWLLKNHIDEGRKELNFSTFSSYPAKIQAHKLQECIDMVVNKEMPLETYIVGHQEAKLTDKQRNELAAYFRKMKDDTERKIMLLK; this is encoded by the coding sequence ATGAAAAAAATATTAACTATTGTTCTGGTTGCCTTTATCATGATGCAGTTTTTTCCTATTGATAAGACAAATCCTCCGTTGAATAAAGGGATGGATTTTATCAACATCAAAAAAACGCCTGCTGAGACGGCAAAGATCATCAGGGCGTCATGTTATGACTGTCATTCCAATGAAACCCGCTATCCCTGGTATTCGAATATTTCCCCAGCTTCATGGCTGCTCAAAAACCACATTGATGAGGGCCGTAAAGAACTGAATTTTTCAACCTTTTCGTCGTATCCTGCTAAGATACAGGCACACAAATTGCAGGAATGTATTGACATGGTGGTTAATAAGGAGATGCCTCTCGAAACTTATATCGTGGGCCACCAGGAAGCCAAACTGACGGATAAGCAGCGGAACGAGCTTGCAGCATACTTCAGAAAAATGAAAGATGATACTGAACGTAAAATAATGCTTTTAAAATAA
- a CDS encoding thiol-disulfide oxidoreductase DCC family protein: protein MQEGFTNKYIVFFDGDCGVCNFWVQWILERDTKDQFMFASLQSEFGQKFLSDRGLDTKVFNTMYLWKPNSYYLIKSRAVLEIARLLGGIYQLSVVGKIIPSFLSDKLYDVVSKNRMKLANQKCYLPTPHQRKKFIEV, encoded by the coding sequence ATGCAGGAGGGATTTACCAATAAATATATTGTCTTTTTCGACGGGGACTGCGGCGTATGTAATTTCTGGGTACAATGGATCCTGGAAAGGGATACCAAAGACCAGTTTATGTTTGCTTCCCTTCAATCGGAATTTGGGCAGAAATTCTTATCTGACAGAGGGCTGGATACCAAAGTTTTCAACACCATGTATCTCTGGAAGCCCAATTCTTATTATCTGATCAAGTCCAGGGCCGTATTGGAGATTGCCCGGCTATTGGGAGGAATATATCAGCTTTCCGTAGTAGGTAAGATTATTCCGAGCTTTTTAAGCGACAAACTGTACGATGTGGTTTCTAAAAACCGCATGAAACTGGCTAATCAGAAATGCTACCTTCCCACTCCTCACCAGAGGAAAAAATTCATTGAAGTTTAA